One genomic window of Pempheris klunzingeri isolate RE-2024b chromosome 12, fPemKlu1.hap1, whole genome shotgun sequence includes the following:
- the LOC139210705 gene encoding SLC35A4 upstream open reading frame protein-like yields MADDKSPLSQLKDLVELKDQLEDIQRRVEDEIQAGVPPGGSLLASPFLKGFLAGYIVARLRSSALMGVAVGTCTGIYAAQNYAVPNIENSIKDYIRNLRGGSK; encoded by the exons ATGGCAGATGACAAG AGTCCTCTGAGCCAGCTCAAAGACCTGGTGGAGCTGAAGGACCAGCTGGAGGACATTCAGAGGCGGGTGGAGGATGAGATACAGGCTGGGGTTCCTCCA GGAGGCAGTCTGCTGGCCTCTCCTTTCCTGAAGGGGTTTCTGGCCGGGTACATTGTTGCAAGGCTACGCTCCTCAGCACTGATGGGTGTTGCCGTAGGAACGTGTACAGGAATCTACGCAGCACAAAACTACGCCGTTCCCAACATTGAAAACTCCATCAAAGACTACATTCGCAACCTGAGAGGAGGAAGCAAATGA